In one window of Mytilus trossulus isolate FHL-02 chromosome 7, PNRI_Mtr1.1.1.hap1, whole genome shotgun sequence DNA:
- the LOC134724676 gene encoding WD repeat-containing protein 13-like: MAAVWQQALALDAKFNAYRTPNNPQFRTLYIRRRSQLLRECAKSGKDPSVRKDHLHIRAQLLNSRYGSPAFSDGGSIRSRSISLRSGGRSGLDNFDKLNLSDSKKHRRNLSSGSLKHIFEGPMKRVFDSIEVVPTDEAEASRAMAGGKTVSENYAFAGMHHIFDQHTAAVTNVKFGHDDKTRLACASLDGTLSICQVIPDPATVICMLRGHSAGVTDFVFSLSNDVILSVSLDATARVWDIAAGKCMRVIEDSMAAELLSCVFHPLNNNMFVTGNSKCFVQVLNISTGKGYKGGSSKVTGKVLALAFDSTGHILWTGDDKGSIHSFTIDVNSGKLIKARRITVCEGLPVTCISARSWISREARDPSLLVNCCVNALCLFKIISEDGALQLKKRFPVKQKRSSIRSTFCPLMSFRQGACVISGSEDMCVYFFDVCKESKPCVNKLLGHSAPVLDVCFNCDESLLASCDEQGMVIIWKREGKQIG; encoded by the exons ATGGCAGCAGTTTGGCAACAAGCACTTGCATTAGATGCAAAATTTAATGCTTATAGAACTCCTAACAACCCTCAGTTCA GAACTTTGTATATAAGAAGAAGAAGTCAGTTATTAAGGGAGtgtgccaagtcagga aaagACCCTTCAGTCAGGAAAGATCACCTTCATATTAGGGCTCAGTTGCTGAATTCTAGATATGGTAGTCCAGCTTTCTCAGATGGAGG aagtATAAGAAGTAGGTCCATAAGTTTAAGAAGTGGAGGAAGGAGTGGATTAGAT AATTTTGACAAGCTTAATCTAAGTGACAGTAAGAAACATCGTAGGAACTTGAGCAGTGGATCACTGAAGCATATCTTTGAAGGACCAATGAAACGTGTCTTTGACAGTATAGAAGTTGTACCCACAGATGAAGCTGAAGCAAGCAG GGCTATGGCTGGAGGGAAGACCGTCTCAGAGAATTATGCCTTTGCAGGaatgcatcatatatttgatcaGCACACAGCAGCAG ttacaaatgtaaaatttggACATGATGATAAAACCAGATTGGCCTGTGCCTCATTGGATGGTACCCTGTCCATATGTCAGGTTATACCAGATCCTGCCACTGTTATCTGTATGCTGAGAGGTCACTCTGCAGGAGTCACAG ATTTTGTATTTTCCCTATCCAATGATGTAATCCTCTCGGTATCCCTAGATGCTACAGCCAGAGTATGGGATATAGCCGCAGGGAAGTGTATGAGGGTGATAGAGGACAGTATGGCAGCAGAACTATTGTCATGTGTCTTTCATCCGTTAAATAATAACATGTTTGTT ACAGGGAATAGTAAATGTTTTGTTCAAGTTTTGAACATATCAACAGGCAAAGGATATAAG ggAGGTTCAAGTAAAGTGACTGGTAAAGTTCTAGCTCTAGCTTTTGACAGTACAGGGCATATATTATGGACAGGAGATGACAAGGGCTCTATTCATTCCTTTACTATTGATGTAAACAGTGGTAAACTAATAAAAGCAAGAAg AATAACTGTTTGTGAAGGATTGCCAGTCACATGTATATCTGCTAGGTCATGGATCAGTCGTGAAGCTAGAGATCCTTCTTTACTGGTTAACTGCTGTGTTAATGCACTCTGTTTGTTCAA aataatAAGTGAAGATGGAGCTTTGCAATTAAAGAAAAGATTTCCAGTTAAACAGAAAAGATCTTCTATAAGGAGCACATTTTGTCCCTTAATGTCATTCAGACAAGGGGCCTGTGTTA tatctGGAAGTGAAGACATGTGTGTGTATTTCTTTGATGTGTGTAAGGAAAGTAAACCATGTGTTAACAAACTATTAGGACACTCTGCTCCTGTCCTTGATGTGTGTTTTAACTGTGATGAAAGCTTACTAGCATCATGCGATGAACAAGGCATGGTGATAATATGGAAGAGAGAGGGGAAGCAAATAGGTTAA
- the LOC134724677 gene encoding uncharacterized protein LOC134724677, whose translation MSPKILYTGKHYHSDRDGHLKQENVYLRLYKSKGKEKEYSIKVGPFIRTFKEEEFCFFELEEIEFSILEEKSKKSKPFVCLGHKTEEEVYENFVCLTIVIYKDESPDGLFLGSNRIKLFDRVVPGKSSQLKKLNIKLQKTFGKVMKQWFMYSVENNNEQPVRVILRKTNFSVLDNKLNVLNYHQLRSLEFKEILVNPFLRLINMKIVEKSPSAEIQHVHCINLRSSMSGDDKGYDFRTHLCHQLQEIHLQEHSVEMTNDPSPEVLRWLTDQKTLSGGSDLSEISSSCNIEGLSSTCGIHLPPLPSPHHHQKSHEAVENSDDSSEDNFEFDDGKGSSISDKSSSFKVDSNSITVSDEETINSEISKTNGPFTVGHTTWDNPSTILPPPTPHDRTNIGAMENSDGNTLVIVNQRDPVNPPTCNSRPPQGHLIRAESVDVLCPHKQNNDLCNNDRPNRNSCSSDDSEYQRIYYKNLGWVRYSNNRVRILHRFHRQRHLGLNITDVDFEVVNKHEKWWDNEFKMCEEDDMFMRTTRSNVCQKTAVSETEYWNGDLCLTVQLLMERKSPKLSMDLDLSWSQLCAVIIHLSLDQNPACMKKDWRDFAEKLGLKCRDIEIIQYFCYTQREWPARVVLCHWKLLSSKYENARAFNFYNLRNFLMDLGRHDILKIVNYSETNCFERVYDDCSSNTKL comes from the exons ATGAGTCCAAAAATACTTTATACCGGAAAACATTATCATTCTGACAGGGATGGTCACCTTAAACAG gaAAACGTTTACCTCAGACTGTACAAGtcaaaaggaaaagaaaaagaat attCAATTAAAGTTGGACCATTCATACGAACCTTTAAGGAGGAGGAGTTCTGTTTCTTTGAACTAGAAGAGATAGAATTTAGTATCCTGGAAGAGAAATCCAAGAAATCTAAACCTTTTGTTTGTCTGGGACATAAGACAGAGGAAGAAGTGTATGAAAACTTTGTGTGTTTGACGATTGTTATATATAAAGATGAAAGTCCTGATGGTTTGTTCCTGGGATCAAACAGGATTAAATTGTTTGACAGAGTGGTGCCAGGGAAAAGTTCTCAGctaaaaaagttaaacattAAACTTCAAAAAACATTTG GTAAAGTGATGAAGCAGTGGTTTATGTACAGTGTAGAAAACAATAACGAGCAGCCTGTCCGTGTTATCTTAAGAAAGACAAACTTTTCTGTGTTggataataaattaaatgttttaaattaccATCAGCTACGCAGTCTGGAATTCAAAGAAATTCTGGTTAATCCATTTTTGAGATTAATTAATATGAAGATTGTAGAAAAAAGTCCCAGTGCAG aAATTCagcatgtacattgtataaatCTGAGATCATCCATGTCTGGAGACGACAAGGGCTATGATTTCAGGACACATCTTTGTCATCAGCTACAAGAGATCCATCTACAAGAACATAGTgttgaaatgacaaatgatcCGAGCCCAGAAGTGCTTAGATGGCTGACAGATCAAAAAACTCTATCTGGTGGTAGTGATCTTTCTGAAATTTCATCTTCTTGTAATATAGAGGGGTTATCATCAACATGTGGTATTCATCTGCCACCACTGCCCTCTCCTCATCACCATCAAAAAAGTCATGAAGCAGTGGAAAATTCGGACGATTCAAGTGAAGATAACTTTGAGTTTGATGATGGGAAAGGAAGTTCTATATCAGATAAATCATCATCTTTCAAGGTTGATTCAAATTCTATTACTGTTAGTGATGAGGAAACCATAAATagtgaaatttcaaaaactaatGGTCCCTTCACAGTAGGACATACAACATGGGACAACCCAAGTACAATATTACCCCCACCTACTCCTCATGATAGAACAAACATTGGAGCAATGGAGAATTCAGATGGGAATACATTGGTTATTGTAAATCAACGTGATCCTGTTAATCCTCCAACTTGTAATTCACGACCTCCACAAGGTCATTTGATTAGGGCAGAAAGTGTGGATGTTCTTTGTCCACACAAACAAAATAACGATTTGTGCAATAATGACCGACCAAATAGAAATAGTTGTTCAAGTGACGATAGCGAATATCAAAGAATTTATTATAAGAATCTAGGCTGGGTAAGATACTCAAATAATAGAGTGAGAATTTTACATCGTTTTCATCGACAAAGACATTTAGGATTGAATATAACTGATGTTGACTTTGAAGTTGTGAACAAACATGAAAAGTGGTGGGATAATGAATTTAAGATGTGTGAAGAAGATGACATGTTCATGag AACTACCAGGAGTAATGTATGTCAAAAGACAGCAGTATCAGAAACAGAATACTGGAATGGTGAT ctATGCCTGACCGTACAGTTATTGATGGAAAGGAAAAGTCCCAAACTATCAATGGATCTTGACCTGTCCTGGTCCCAGCTCTGTGCTGTAATTATACACCTCAGCTTAGACCAAAACCCTGCTTGTATGAAGAAAGATTGGAGAGACTTTGCTGAAAAGTTGG GTTTAAAGTGCAGAGACATTGAAATCatacagtatttttgttatacacaAAGAGAATGGCCTGCAAGAGTGGTTCTGTGTCATTGGAAATTGTTATCAAGCAAATACGAAAATGCACGTGCATTCAATTTCTACAACTTACGAAATTTTTTGATGGATCTTGGTCGtcatgacattttaaaaattgtgaattaTTCAGAAACAAACTGTTTTGAGAGAGTGTATGATGATTGTTCTTCAAATACAAAGTTGTGA